Genomic DNA from Telopea speciosissima isolate NSW1024214 ecotype Mountain lineage chromosome 2, Tspe_v1, whole genome shotgun sequence:
ACTCAAGTGCAGAACCCTTTCTGGTATTTTCTTTCAGGCCTGTTGAAGTGGTTAAATCCACCACAGAATACACTGAAGATGATATCACAAATGAGATGGCAAAAGGTTCTTTTCCCTTGGAGTCATCTGGCAATGAACCCTTCAACTTTCCTGGATTACGCAGTGACATTGAAGCCATTGAGCGGAGCGTGTTTGGTGGTCTGAATCAATTCCTTGAGGCAGCTGAAGAGATGAAGAACGGTTTCTTTCAGGTTTTTGGGAACCCACATCTTTATGACAAGGAATCCTCACCGTCCTTGAGGAGAGGAATACCAATCGAAGGCCCACCACTCGGAAGGGATGCTCCTCCTCCAGCACAAAGAAATGACGAATCACCTTATTCTGATTTTGCTGGGCAGGTCAGAGATGTTTGACCCCTAGTAGTGGACAAGTTTTTAGTGACTTTTGAGGTTAGAGATGCTTCAATACCCTCTTAATTTTTGCCAGAACTAGTGGGATCTTGTTTTAGAATAGAATTGTGTGAATTAATCTCCAAGTTTTCCTGTTCCTTTCACTTCAAGTGGTTACGAGACTTTCTTTACCATCTGTCCCAAAGTGGTGCCATCACTTAAGCTGGTGTACATAGTTGTAgtagatcatttttttttttatgaacgtTCATTTGCGTGGTAACTCTATTCGTTTGTTTGATGTCAGGACCCCACCCCTTTTCCTCTCCTAAAAGAAGAATCTCTCTTTTTCTAAATTATAAAGAAACATTTTGGCTGTGGAACAACTGGATCTGCTACTTCGGACgaccatttttttgtttgttctaACTGTTGGATATATAGGGAATGCCCTGGATGGCACCATCTCGACTGTATGGATTCACCCACTGATAATTGCCATCCGGTAGAAAATGGAAGGCAGCTGAAGCCCTTTTGGCTGTACCTCTACTGGATGTAGGTTTTTAGACCACATAGCCTACAAGAATGGACACTTTGTAAAAACATAGCAAGTCTCAGTGATCTCTTGCGATGATTGGCCAGATGATCTGATGTAATGGCACTGGTACTTGTCTTTTACCACTCCAAGCTTACAGTGGCTGTTCGGAGCCAATTCTACTCTCTACTGAAGAGGCACTTTCCTTCTGGGTTTGAATTTAATTACTGCTTTTTCTTTATGAGGGCTTAACGCGAAACTAGTGCCcagaaaaaataattatatatatatatatgctgtGGAGGCATTGTTTGAGGGGCTCGGGGATGGTGGCAAACCCTTATGGTAGTGGAGGTGCACTGGTGCGTGAGGCCGTGAGGGCATGTGCATGGCTTTTGTGCTAAGGC
This window encodes:
- the LOC122651363 gene encoding fra a 1-associated protein; protein product: MGWEWRDESNETSSSLGSTGTGGSETSNFESGDRCSTRRIVKSQCKTEEVEPGKFLRKCEKTEQILKDCVGRPVEVVKSTTEYTEDDITNEMAKGSFPLESSGNEPFNFPGLRSDIEAIERSVFGGLNQFLEAAEEMKNGFFQVFGNPHLYDKESSPSLRRGIPIEGPPLGRDAPPPAQRNDESPYSDFAGQVRDV